GGAAACATCGCCGTCGTCCACGCGGTGCCGCCAATCTGAGCAGCGACCGGGATCATGCCCCAGCCATACGACACGAACTGGACGATGGCTTTTAAGTCGCGGCACTGCTTCGCTGGAACGGTCACAAAGTACCATGGGGCGGGGCCTTTCCAGTACCAAAGCGTACCGGTGAACTCGCATTTCAACGCTACGGT
The genomic region above belongs to Herpetosiphonaceae bacterium and contains:
- a CDS encoding DUF1905 domain-containing protein gives rise to the protein MSSLGDTVALKCEFTGTLWYWKGPAPWYFVTVPAKQCRDLKAIVQFVSYGWGMIPVAAQIGGTAWTTAMFPKDGRYIVPVKASIRKAEHLEEGDTVTVHLEVRA